One Pochonia chlamydosporia 170 chromosome 5, whole genome shotgun sequence DNA segment encodes these proteins:
- a CDS encoding NAD dependent epimerase/dehydratase (similar to Aspergillus niger CBS 513.88 XP_001390034.1), which produces MGQEYSVPKPNTKFQVIGAGLPRTGTASFSAALEILLAGPVYHGGTQLTLGPEYEVKTWLRAASLWPPSNDSARDEIKALIASRLDGFVATTDCPGTMYIPELVDLYPDAKVICTVRDEESWEKSMAVVSTAATKWFMRALFLPMPSLRYFPAYIDTLRDIWVALYGETEPVSKLTYQRHMRWLKEVVPKDRLVFFDVRDGWGPLCEALGVDVPDVPFPRVNDGEAIEKFAGKQFGRALKRWLLLLGGAGLLAYGVSWVMR; this is translated from the coding sequence atgggcCAAGAATACTCCGTCCCAAAGCCCAACACCAAATTCCAAGTCATCGGTGCCGGCCTCCCCCGCACCGGGACAGCCTCATTCTCCGCCGCCCTTGAAATCCTCCTCGCCGGCCCGGTCTACCACGGCGGCACGCAGCTCACCCTCGGGCCAGAATATGAAGTCAAGACCTGGCTCCGCGCGGCATCCCTATGGCCGCCGTCCAACGACTCCGCCCGAGACGAAATCAAGGCCCTCATCGCCAGTCGCCTAGATGGCTTTGTTGCCACGACCGATTGTCCCGGCACCATGTACATTCCGGAACTGGTGGATTTGTACCCGGATGCCAAAGTGATTTGTACGGTTCGTGACGAGGAGTCGTGGGAGAAGAGCATGGCGGTGGTGTCCACGGCAGCAACCAAGTGGTTCATGAGGGCTCTATTTCTACCGATGCCATCGTTGAGATACTTTCCAGCGTATATCGACACATTGAGGGATATCTGGGTCGCGCTGTATGGCGAGACGGAACCGGTGTCGAAGCTCACGTATCAACGACACATGAGGTGGTTGAAGGAGGTCGTCCCGAAGGACAGACTGGTGTTTTTTGACGtgagggatggatggggtCCGCTTTGTGAGGCTCTGGGGGTGGATGTGCCTGATGTGCCGTTTCCGAGGGTGAATGACGGCGAGGCGATTGAGAAGTTTGCCGGGAAGCAGTTTGGACGGGCGTTGAAGAggtggttgctgttgcttgGGGGAGCTGGTTTACTTGCGTACGGGGTGTCTTGGGTGATGAGGTAG
- a CDS encoding platelet-activating factor acetylhydrolase precursor (similar to Verticillium alfalfae VaMs.102 XP_003003025.1), with protein sequence MSAADATAASKLASYLARLSPVPAFPEYTGPYKVGTVDVEIPVKDLCSPSPAPANASDIPTVQFRVFYPAVSESNEKRITWLPNPQRHHVSAYTKFVGIGPTMADILSFLPRHLHYTTIPAHKNAEAAEPESKRWPTMIFSHGLGGGRNSYSYIAGSLASHGVVVFCPEHRDGSAVVSFIRLADQASRFFSSQARRVVPYNRIAHEVTPEVYEAREDQLRIRLWELGLIHDAILAIDQDRKFTNMNLTTPTLKQFVGRLDVHEPGHIIFGGHSFGAATVHQFLKCNYYADDPKIANMKKPLFTPAKDSNIRKQITEKNVTMLLDMWCLPLLGPNSKPLHNLPLPVYADVPSAPGGTALLAVESETFHNWTEHLHVKAKLLSPDPTSKTVTPQLFERPSGIKLPEPNFFYVVNSAHLSQSDFGILFPWLTKKIFDAEQPERALRLNLRAQLQLFRANGIPVSRTYAGDLVDGAHVDKLSSTKQGEPPSTTEGIEDDRAIFDRSGTESVGHWKWIDMIGLGDFVGKNFGKTVEEQVEEGEEQMQNELEPSENAAIKPVAQTLSAAAA encoded by the exons ATGTCTGCTGCGGATGCCACGGCGGCATCCAAACTGGCGTCATACCTGGCACGACTGAGCCCAGTTCCGGCATTCCCAGAGTACACCGGACCATACAAGGTTGGCACCGTCGACGTCGAAATCCCCGTCAAGGACCTCTGCTCTCCGAGTCCTGCGCCGGCCAACGCCTCCGATATTCCAACGGTTCAATTTCGAGTGTTTTATCCTGCCGTCTCCGAATCTAACGAGAAACGCATTACCTGGTTGCCGAACCCGCAGAGACACCATGTTTCCGCCTACACCAAGTTTGTCGGCATTGGCCCTACCATGGCAGACATTCTCTC GTTCTTGCCTCGTCACCTTCACTACACAACGATTCCAGCACATAAAAATGCCGAAGCTGCCGAACCCGAATCGAAACGATGGCCGACCATGATCTTCTCGCACGGGCTTGGAGGTGGCCGAAACTCGTATTCCTACATAGCTGGATCACTCGCATCACACGgcgtggtggtgttttgccCAGAACATCGCGATGGCAGTGCTGTGGTGTCATTTATTCGACTCGCCGACCAAGCCAGTCGCTTCTTTTCGTCTCAAGCTCGTCGCGTCGTCCCGTATAACCGCATCGCACACGAAGTCACCCCGGAAGTCTACGAGGCCCGAGAGGACCAGTTGAGAATACGACTCTGGGAGCTTGGGCTTATCCACGACGCTATACTGGCGATTGACCAAGACAGGAAATTCACTAACATGAACTTGACGACTCCAACGCTAAAGCAGTTTGTCGGTCGCCTTGATGTCCACGAACCAGGTCACATCATCTTTGGCGGGCATAGCTTTGGTGCCGCAACCGTTCATCAGTTCCTCAAGTGCAACTATTATGCCGACGACCCCAAGATTGCGAATATGAAGAAGCCGCTATTCACACCTGCCAAGGATAGCAACATCCGGAAGCAGATTACGGAAAAGAACGTCACGATGCTTCTCGATATGTGGTGCCTACCTTTGCTTGGGCCAAACTCGAAGCCTCTCCATAACCTTCCATTACCGGTGTACGCAGATGTTCCATCGGCACCAGGAGGAACGGCGCTTCTAGCTGTTGAATCTGAAACCTTCCACAACTGGACTGAGCATCTCCatgtcaaggccaagctTCTATCTCCAGACCCGACTTCCAAGACGGTTACGCCACAGCTCTTCGAGCGACCTAGCGGCATCAAGCTGCCAGAACCCAACTTTTTCTATGTTGTCAACTCGGCCCACTTGAGCCAATCCGACTTTGGGATTCTCTTCCCTTggttgaccaagaagatttTTGACGCTGAACAACCGGAGCGCGCCTTGCGTTTGAATCTGCGAGCCCAGCTACAATTATTCCGTGCCAACGGCATTCCAGTGTCTCGCACCTACGCTGGTGATCTTGTCGACGGGGCTCATGTAGACAAGCTGAGCAGCACGAAGCAGGGCGAACCTCCATCGACCACGGAAGGAATCGAGGATGACAGAGCCATTTTTGATAGGAGTGGTACCGAGTCAGTCGGCCACTGGAAATGGATCGACATGATTGGCTTGGGTGACTTTGTTGGCAAGAATTTCGGCAAAACAGTAGAAGAGCAGGTGGAGGAGGGCGAAGAGCAGATGCAAAACGAGCTGGAACCAAGTGAGAATGCAGCTATCAAGCCGGTGGCGCAAACTCTGAGCGCCGCTGCAGCATGA
- a CDS encoding Rossmann-fold NAD(P)(+)-binding protein (similar to Metarhizium acridum CQMa 102 XP_007810416.1): MRLGRYPMQRAAPLTPGYCFVGRVKRNGSGCNKFQIGDAVAALTVYDSQSELLNLPESKLISVPEDVDLQTACALVLDWATAYGMVFNTAKVAKDQRVFVHGLSGAVGQAIMSLSQGQGAIVYGTASERNHPDLKTMGVHPFSYRDKAWIKEMQTLGGAHAVFDALGFESFDESYSILCDKEPARLVGYGANLPYLGSNEAKYGSPIPSVVKLLARNSALWCNRSTRFYDISKDKEFEQNLGQLFKLVQQGRVNVPIKQVWGLDDIREAHGSWGKAQGMGSILIRISHELAVPSIRVSDAAGGGS; this comes from the coding sequence ATGCGTCTTGGTAGATATCCCATGCAACGGGCGGCGCCTTTAACTCCAGGATACTGTTTCGTCGGCCGTGTCAAACGAAATGGCTCCGGGTGCAACAAGTTCCAGATTGGAGATGCGGTTGCCGCCTTGACTGTGTACGACTCACAATCGGAGCTGCTGAACCTCCCTGAAAGTAAATTAATCTCCGTACCTGAAGATGTCGACTTACAGACAGCATGTGCCTTGGTACTTGATTGGGCGACGGCGTATGGAATGGTTTTCAATACAGCCAAAGTAGCTAAAGATCAGCGTGTCTTTGTCCATGGCCTCAGCGGAGCGGTAGGacaagccatcatgtctctgtctcaaggacaaggcgCAATTGTATATGGAACTGCATCGGAGCGAAATCATCCAGATCTCAAGACCATGGGCGTGCATCCTTTCTCATACAGGGATAAGGCGTGGATCAAGGAGATGCAAACACTCGGTGGTGCACATGCCGTCTTTGATGCCCTTGGATTTGAAAGCTTTGACGAGTCGTATTCGATTTTATGTGACAAGGAGCCAGCTCGATTAGTTGGGTATGGGGCAAATTTACCGTATCTTGGTAGCAATGAAGCTAAATATGGTTCGCCCATACCGAGTGTTGTGAAATTATTGGCGAGGAATAGCGCACTGTGGTGTAACCGGTCGACGAGGTTTTATGACATTagcaaggacaaggagttTGAACAGAACTTGGGACAGCTTTTCAAGTTGGTGCAGCAGGGGAGGGTGAATGTTCCTATTAAGCAGGTTTGGGGGCTGGATGATATTCGAGAGGCGCATGGTAGCTGGGGGAAGGCACAGGGAATGGGATCGATTTTGATACGAATCAGTCATGAGTTGGCTGTGCCGTCTATACGAGTGTCAGATGCGGCTGGAGGGGGGAGTTAA
- a CDS encoding heterokaryon incompatibility protein (HET) domain-containing protein → MSEPSLPDRKAVYQALQDIFKNSTISRPKAIRSLIQKHNDEDLIVQLLQEHSLDDVTTVTKKLIDDHVFESTTTGWMARSGLEGGAWDKTNAYREKTATLTTETICGKCARIDFGKILIEQSIPEDGTIVAHLGRNAGSWDTSKCPLCRLFAWVRTPHPHNPEYLPSVSKDLGYCLYAIPALSLFNKFVKTPIQDPEIVNNTVVGVFLEKDVAAGRVWDVIREANPDFICNIRDERSAARLAVNGRIVDADRMSNTLIHDWLQYCHGNHTDCDHNVAPYPYGRPEDVPRFQVIDCETRRIIPLPPGQRYAALSYTWGMQKHPEQVIDEMGRLKPGSLPVVVEDALTVTLQAGLQYLWVDKYCIVQDDEEIKRIQLSAMDRVYKLSHFTIYAAAGPDASYGLPGVGSRSRKKMAPRVTSKGIVLTKVSLTRAHYSRLITQSDWIKRAWTFQEAIFSRRRAFFTDIGVYFECNSMWCSEHSDEEPSIRHRRFVQNPTFPHMNDDLSVNNMVQCIAQYSHRKLTFESDKLNAFLGVLEHFSKMPKPLYHLQGVPLLTSQKVSERSNALTALINGLSWGTRLPTKRREGFPSWSWTGWHFTAIYSPAINTGTAAMDQEKSLTGSYQSRHFYVWAQKLDGTVIPFPNEVSEFAAFHAAYSFRLTPYIHIEAWTVDLRIEDSGVPWGHRGNKPAILRDNDQHEPYFVPFEETEGYSRPGLDGDFFWAFPVDRGQPGKAYIRLDLTLDSSTVMGKIDLAERLVTETWTGIILPTMDVPRILVVNCNKGVAERIGTISLVPEASRWRSRRPGIHHELPPGAPRGKMWDERAELGAQVGAYPNKDLKMRLLDEVTGMSEEQRRSHCAPWSHVTQTFYCEQARKRQGIWVS, encoded by the coding sequence ATGTCTGAGCCGTCTCTCCCAGACAGAAAGGCTGTCTACCAAGCTCTCCAAGACATCTTCAAAAACTCAACCATAAGCAGGCCAAAAGCCATTCGCAGCCTCATTCAAAAACACAACGATGAAGATCTCATAGTGCAGCTACTCCAGGAGCACAGTCTCGACGATGTCACCACTGTCACCAAGAAACTTATCGACGACCACGTTTTTGAGTCCACCACTACGGGCTGGATGGCTAGATCAGGCCTTGAGGGCGGAGCATGGGACAAGACCAATGCCTACAGGGAGAAGACTGCGACACTGACTACAGAAACCATCTGCGGTAAATGCGCACGCATAGATTTTGGTAAAATCCTTATTGAGCAATCAATTCCGGAAGACGGTACGATTGTAGCACATCTTGGACGAAATGCTGGCAGTTGGGATACCTCAAAATGCCCATTATGTCGACTCTTCGCGTGGGTGAGGACTCCTCATCCTCATAATCCGGAATACTTGCCTTCTGTGAGCAAAGACCTTGGCTATTGTTTGTACGCTATTCCGGCCCTTAGTTTGTTCAACAAGTTTGTGAAAACGCCGATTCAGGACCCGGAAATTGTGAACAATACGGTTGTTGGGGTGTTTCTGGAGAAGGACGTCGCCGCGGGTCGTGTTTGGGATGTTATTCGCGAGGCTAATCCAGATTTTATCTGCAATATACGCGATGAACGTTCAGCGGCACGACTGGCAGTTAATGGTCGAATTGTGGACGCCGATAGGATGAGCAACACTCTGATTCATGACTGGCTCCAGTACTGTCATGGCAATCACACGGATTGTGATCACAACGTGGCACCCTACCCTTATGGGCGGCCGGAGGATGTTCCAAGGTTTCAAGTCATCGACTGTGAGACCCGGCGAATAATCCCACTTCCCCCGGGGCAGCGGTATGCTGCACTGTCATATACTTGGGGCATGCAGAAACATCCAGAACAAGTGATTGACGAGATGGGGCGTCTCAAACCCGGGAGCCTGCCCGTGGTAGTTGAGGATGCATTGACAGTGACCTTGCAAGCAGGACTACAGTATCTGTGGGTGGACAAATACTGCATTGtgcaggatgatgaagagatCAAGAGGATACAGCTGAGCGCAATGGACAGAGTGTACAAGTTATCACACTTTACCATTTATGCGGCGGCAGGCCCCGATGCCTCGTATGGTCTACCTGGCGTGGGATCACGCAGCCGCAAGAAGATGGCGCCGCGTGTTACTTCGAAAGGCATCGTGTTGACTAAAGTGTCGTTGACAAGAGCACATTATTCTCGGCTCATTACGCAATCGGATTGGATTAAGAGGGCTTGGACGTTCCAGGAGGCCATCTTCTCTCGAAGGCGTGCCTTTTTCACGGATATCGGTGTCTACTTTGAGTGCAATAGTATGTGGTGTTCGGAACACAGCGATGAAGAGCCGTCAATTCGCCATCGCCGCTTTGTGCAAAATCCGACCTTCCCACACATGAATGACGACTTGTCAGTCAACAATATGGTGCAGTGCATCGCGCAGTACAGCCATAGGAAACTCACTTTTGAGAGCGACAAGCTAAACGCTTTTCTGGGAGTTCTCGAACACTTTTCAAAGATGCCCAAGCCGCTTTATCATCTCCAGGGCGTGCCGCTGCTCACAAGCCAAAAGGTTTCAGAGAGGTCTAATGCCTTGACTGCCCTCATAAATGGCTTGAGCTGGGGAACACGGTTGCCGACAAAAAGGCGTGAGGGCTTCCCGAGCTGGTCATGGACAGGTTGGCATTTCACAGCCATATACTCTCCAGCCATAAATACGGGGACTGCTGCCATGGATCAAGAGAAGTCTTTGACAGGTTCTTACCAATCTCGCCATTTCTATGTCTGGGCGCAAAAGCTAGATGGCACAGTGATTCCTTTCCCTAACGAGGTCTCGGAATTTGCTGCCTTCCATGCGGCATACTCATTCCGTCTAACGCCGTACATTCACATCGAGGCATGGACTGTGGATCTCAGGATCGAGGATTCGGGTGTACCGTGGGGCCATCGAGGGAACAAGCCTGCCATACTTCGGGACAACGACCAGCATGAGCCGTACTTTGTGCCATTCGAAGAAACAGAGGGCTACTCGAGGCCAGGCCTTGACGGCGACTTCTTTTGGGCCTTCCCGGTCGATCGTGGACAGCCTGGTAAGGCTTACATCCGCCTGGATTTGACGCTGGATTCGAGTACCGTCATGGGAAAGATTGACCTTGCGGAGAGGCTTGTTACGGAGACGTGGACTGGCATAATTCTTCCGACAATGGACGTCCCGCGTATCTTAGTGGTTAACTGTAACAAGGGTGTGGCTGAACGAATAGGTACCATCTCGCTGGTCCCAGAAGCTTCACGATGGCGTTCTAGAAGGCCAGGGATCCACCATGAGTTGCCACCCGGTGCCCCGAGAGGTAAAATGTGGGATGAAAGAGCTGAACTCGGCGCGCAGGTAGGGGCGTACCCCAACAAGGACCTCAAGATGAGGTTGCTGGACGAGGTTACGGGCATGTCGGAGGAGCAGAGACGCTCTCATTGTGCGCCATGGAGCCATGTAACGCAAACGTTTTATTGTGAGCAGGCCAGGAAACGGCAGGGGATCTGGGTTAGCTAG
- a CDS encoding N-acylsphingosine amidohydrolase (similar to Exophiala dermatitidis NIH/UT8656 XP_009155655.1), which translates to MDEATIPTYRIDLSLPPQQRYKTISSDFAPQMRQITPLFDKVIASFIQSILLQRLIKFLARLLLRRVHSSEETQELKGIARASGVELYILVAFNVLLDSLLGCTSGGVLTKPNGKYARERMMHFRTLDWGMDELRKVLVVLEFVRSESDEPERVLCRTVTYAGFVGVLTGVKQDLSLSLNFRPNHTSSTLLLRLHQLLVLLAIRPSISSVLRKHLFDPATNISNLTNSLTSSTTTAPAYIIVCSGKDTTVVQTDLCGGVSDSAVDYISHTNHDLASSRATQRASNVILGMEGLVEESEERKGCIDSKWEKLRKRQEAQMYKAGRRDTVAVSERTLRGWVMEYPIMNECSHFGCILDPGTGSIRWLQRGIQEDESENNDEQ; encoded by the exons ATGGACGAAGCCACCATCCCGACATACCGCATAGACCTCTCCCTCCCACCACAACAACGCTACAAAACCATCTCATCAGACTTCGCCCCCCAAATGAGGCAAATCACACCCCTGTTCGACAAAGTCATCGCCTCGTTCATCCAATCCATCCTGCTCCAACGCCTCATCAAGTTCCTGGCCCGACTCCTCCTTCGTCGGGTACACTCCTCTGAGGAAACGCAGGAACTAAAGGGAATAGCTAGGGCCAGCGGCGTAGAGCTCTATATCCTCGTGGCGTTTAATGTCCTGCTAGACAGCCTGCTAGGATGCACGAGTGGCGGCGTGTTGACGAAGCCGAATGGTAAATATGCCCGCGAAAGGATGATGCATTTTCGTACCCTGGACTGGGGCATGGATGAGCTGAGAAAAGTCCTTGTTGTGCTGGAATTTGTGAGGAGTGAGTCTGATGAGCCGGAGAGGGTTCTCTGCAGGACCGTGACGTATGCTGGGTTTGTGGGAGTCTTGACGGGTGTCAA ACAGGACCTATCTCTATCACTCAACTTTCGACCCAATCACACGTCATCTACCCTTCTCCTGCGGCTACATCAACTCCTTGTGCTGCTGGCTATTCGCCCATCGATATCATCCGTCCTTCGAAAGCACCTCTTTGATCCAGCGACAAACATCTCAAACCTTACCAATTCTCTAACAAGCAGCACTACCACCGCGCCGGCTTACATTATCGTCTGCTCTGGCAAAGACACTACTGTAGTGCAAACGGATCTATGCGGTGGCGTATCCGACTCTGCAGTAGACTACATCTCCCACACTAATCACGATCTGGCTTCTTCCAGAGCCACCCAGAGGGCTAGCAATGTTATCCTAGGCATGGAGGGCTTAGTCGAAGAGAGTGAGGAGCGAAAAGGCTGTATAGATAGTAAGtgggagaagttgaggaagagacaAGAGGCGCAGATGTACAAGGCGGGGAGAAGGGACACTGTGGCGGTGAGTGAGAGGACTTTACGAGGCTGGGTGATGGAATATCCGATCATGAATGAGTGTTCCCATTTCGGGTGCATTCTCGATCCGGGCACCGGGAGCATTCGGTGGCTGCAGAGAGGGATACAAGAGGATGAGTCCGAAAACAATGACGAACAATGA
- a CDS encoding acetyltransferase, GNAT family (similar to Cordyceps militaris CM01 XP_006672312.1): MKATLRKAKLDDVDALCNVYMSAFTHEIFSRQVFPRLSGTGRAYWSEAFSEELQEPDATFLVATDPASSTPDKIVGYVKWVRPDAAAQDYSEDGYPEDGLPEVASEFYKKLFEGHKRNMGETRHWYLDMMAVEKDSMGKGLARQMMEWGLQKAREDGVVCFVEATADARPFYEHFGFREIDRMGVDTPEGRAEVIFMVRDIDS; this comes from the coding sequence ATGAAAGCCACCCTCAGAAAAGCCAAGCTTGACGACGTCGACGCCCTCTGCAACGTCTACATGTCCGCCTTCACCCACGAAATATTCAGCCGCCAAGTCTTCCCGCGACTCTCAGGCACCGGCCGCGCCTACTGGTCGGAAGCATTTTCCGAAGAGCTCCAAGAACCGGACGCCACATTCCTCGTGGCCACCGATCCTGCTTCGTCCACGCCAGACAAGATCGTCGGCTACGTGAAATGGGTGCGACCGGATGCCGCAGCACAGGACTACTCTGAAGATGGATACCCTGAAGATGGGCTCCCAGAGGTAGCGAGCGAGTTTTATAAAAAGCTGTTTGAGGGACATAAACGGAATATGGGCGAGACGAGGCATTGGTACCTGGATATGATGGCCGTGGAGAAGGACTCCATGGGTAAGGGCCTCGCCCGACAGATGATGGAATGGGGACTCCAGAAAGCTAGGGAAGATGGTGTAGTTTGCTTCGTGGAAGCGACGGCTGATGCGAGGCCTTTTTATGAGCATTTCGGGTTTCGAGAGATTGATAGGATGGGCGTCGATACGCCAGAGGGGAGGGCGGAAGTCATTTTCATGGTTAGAGATATAGACAGCTGA
- a CDS encoding C6 transcription factor (similar to Metarhizium robertsii ARSEF 23 XP_007817649.1), which yields MANNYAKALKALHVPSKPIVFANIWDIPSLNAISTLNTPSSKLVQGVATASWAIAAANGVQDEELTAEQNLEAIKRIAPFAAKAGLPISTDLQDGYGSRIADIVTQVVKAGVAGANIEDSIPSAGFGKGISGSLYSVEEQVQRLKTALKAAADAGTPDFVLNARCDIFCLENDIDDDTRVKEAIKRGKAYLELGATTVFYWGGPRGGMTRQHLETLVKELDGRVAVLFSAYPGVKSTTELAELGVARVSIGPGLFRVAMGAVKAAAENMLTGGTLAP from the coding sequence atggccaacaacTACGCCAAGGCCCTCAAGGCCCTGCACGTCCCATCCAAACCCATCGTCTTCGCCAACATCTGGGACATCCCCTCGCTCAACGCCATCAGCACCCTCAACACCCCATCCAGCAAGCTCGTCCAAGGCGTCGCCACCGCATCCTGggccattgccgccgccaacggCGTGCAGGACGAAGAGCTCACCGCCGAGCAAAACCTCGAAGCCATCAAGCGCATTGCCCCATTCGCCGCCAAAGCAGGTCTACCCATCAGCACCGACCTGCAGGACGGCTATGGCTCTCGCATCGCTGACATCGTCACTCAAGTCGTGAAAGCGGGTGTTGCAGgcgccaacattgaggaTTCTATTCCCTCTGCAGGTTTCGGGAAGGGCATCTCGGGCTCGCTCTACAGCGTGGAGGAGCAGGTTCAGAGGCTCAAGACTGCGCTCAAGGCTGCGGCGGACGCTGGGACACCAGACTTTGTGCTCAATGCTCGGTGCGACATATTTTGCTTGGAAAATGATATTGATGATGACACGAGGGTCAAAGAGGCTATTAAGAGGGGGAAGGCGTATCTGGAACTGGGTGCCACGACGGTGTTTTACTGGGGAGGTCCTCGCGGTGGCATGACGAGGCAGCATTTGGAGACATTGGTGAAGGAGTTGGATGGTCGGGTTGCAGTCTTGTTTTCTGCGTATCCGGGTGTTAAGAGTACGACTGAGTTGGCGGAATTGGGTGTGGCAAGAGTGAGTATTGGGCCGGGATTGTTCAGAGTTGCTATGGGGGCTGTGAAGGCGGCTGCTGAGAATATGTTGACGGGAGGGACTTTGGCTCCGTGA
- a CDS encoding MEI5 protein (similar to Beauveria bassiana ARSEF 2860 XP_008602373.1), translating into MATEAPPKPIETEPSPIESNDDIIRGLFVLMGRYSSSDAFKKLKTLDKDVEMLRREVIDLRITNKRNLEGYLLDRGEWDKERDSLITQLKDHEDRRTQELRESEERRNQEMLARQDVEKQLEEERAISQNQRDEISGHESSIQKLIDQTKGLETEINALTAKDQEQKDVIDKELKEKAELQEELKRVSEQLDKRTDRLSEVLDLVEMYEGFTVQLSPLNDKKAQVQGALADMFNSSLDYFERSLGQEVEPEVLTRNVSQDFASSRISLPLPATNTNDARRMRIVAGLMAFGKALANHVFRPTLITRDHELDGVLHLTGGRNPSQETYIRSVLLKAIPERHQQNEQESVDLVTKNVLAVVGQWLLDESAFISGLRSLCDKATKTWALVQYLEAKVWLDFSFRVPGDWVPVPFPASQAPPATACKPGNHKPTPPQKKSQGQQGDLPKGSPKSNGLSKSDVARVVWPAFLVVDCEGLDDDVDPTQDELLYQGYVLTQAQIRGAEDEAAESLQRSPPRPRKRRTSVSLVSNGSLTGSTAT; encoded by the exons ATGGCTACCGAAGCGCCTCCGAAGCCGATTGAGACGGAACCCTCTCCAATAGAATCCAATGATGATATCATTCGGGGTCTATTTGTCCTTATGGGAAGATATTCCTCAAGCGATGcgttcaagaagctcaagacCCTTGACAAAGATGTCGAGATGCTGAGACGCGAGGTCATCGATCTTCGTATCACGAACAAAAGAAACTTGGAAGGGTATCTACTCGACCGTGGTGAGTGGGACAAGGAGAGAGACAGTCTGATTACGCAGCTTAAGGACCACGAAGACCGACGAACCCAAGAGCTGCGGGAGAGCGAGGAACGACGAAATCaggagatgttggcgagACAAGATGTTGAGAAACAGCTCGAAGAGGAGCGTGCCATTAGTCAAAATCAACGGGATGAGATTAGTGGTCATGAATCAAGCATTCAGAAGCTGATTGATCAGACGAAGGGGCTTGAAACTGAAATCAATGCCCTCACCGCAAAGGACCAGGAACAGAAAGATGTTATTGATAAAGAGCTGAAAGAAAAGGCTGAGCTTCAGGAAGAGCTGAAGCGTGTCAGCGAGCAGCTGGACAAGAGGACCGACAGGCTGTCCGAAGTATTGGACTTGGTTGAAATGTATGAAGGCTTCACGGTGCAACTGAGCCCTCTGAACGACAAGAAAGCCCAAGT GCAAGGCGCGCTTGCAGACATGTTCAATAGTTCTTTGGACTATTTCGAGCGGTCACTGGGCCAAGAGGTCGAACCTGAGGTCCTTACGCGGAATGTCTCCCAAGATTTTGCGTCGAGTCGCATATCCCTACCACTCCCAGCGACGAACACAAATGATGCTCGACGAATGAGAATAGTAGCCGGCCTCATGGCATTTGGAAAAGCACTTGCCAATCATGTGTTTCGGCCTACCCTCATCACTCGGGACCACGAGCTGGATGGGGTGTTACACCTTACTGGGGGGCGGAATCCATCCCAGGAGACCTATATTCGTTCTGTACTCTTAAAGGCGATACCAGAGCGGCACCAGCAGAATGAACAGGAATCCGTGGACCTAGTCACCAAAAATGTACTCGCAGTAGTTGGACAATGGCTACTCGACGAATCGGCATTTATATCTGGGCTACGGTCTCTTTGCGACAAGGCCACCAAAACATGGGCCCTCGTCCAGTACCTGGAAGCCAAAGTATGGCTTGACTTCAGTTTCCGCGTGCCTGGCGACTGGGTGCCTGTGCCATTCCCGGCATCTCAGGCGCCTCCCGCCACCGCCTGCAAACCGGGGAACCACAAACCCACACCGCCGCAGAAGAAGTCGCAAGGCCAGCAGGGGGATCTGCCCAAGGGAAGCCCCAAGTCCAATGGGCTTAGTAAAAGCGATGTGGCGAGAGTTGTATGGCCGGCGTTTCTTGTGGTTGACTGTGAAGGtcttgacgatgatgttgatcCTACACAGGATGAGTTGCTGTATCAGGGGTATGTCTTGACGCAGGCGCAGATACGGGGTGCGGAGGACGAGGCCGCGGAGAGTTTGCAGAGGAGTCCGCcgaggccgaggaagagACGTACTTCGGTTTCTCTTGTCTCGAATGGGAGCTTGACCGGATCGACTGCCACGTGA